One Streptomyces formicae genomic window, CGTGCGCGGGCAGCGCCTCGGGCAGCTCGGCGGCGAGGGCGGCGTGCCCCGCGAGCTCGGCGAGCGTGGCGGCGAAGCGGCGGCCCGCGGCGCCCGCGGACTGGCCCTCGGTCCAGATCAGCGGCAGTGCGTCGGCGAGCTCGACGGCGAGCGTCTTGGCGGGATTGCTGTACGTCGTGATGGCAGGACCGCAGCGTTCCGCGACGCTGTCGAGCCGGTCGGCGACCTTCTGCAGGGTGTCGACGGGAGCGGTGATCAGACCGGTCCTGTCGAGGAGCACGAGCAGCGGGACGAGCAGTGCCCACAGGGTGCCGGGGGCTCCGGGGGCGGCTTCGTCCTCGACGCGGCGGGCCTCGTAGGAGGCGGCGAGGCGGGTGGTCTCGTCGTGCGCGCCTTCGTAGGCGCCGTACGGCGATGTGGCCATCGGGACGGTCAGGCCGTGGCTGCCCTCCACGCCCTCGGCGAGCGGTGAGCGGGCCGGGGCGACCGCGACGACCGTGCAGCCGCGTCGGTATGCCTGTTCGGCGAGGAGCGAGAGGCCGGGCTCGGAGCCGTCGGGGGTGGCGATGAGCAGCAGGTCGACGGGGCCCACCCAGCCGGGCAGGGCCCAGCGCAGGGCGCCCGCGGCGGGCGCGACGCCCGTCGGGGCGAGGCGGACGACGGGGCAGCCGGTACCCGCGAGACCGGCGAGCAGGTCGGCGACGCAGGCCGCGGCGGTGCCGGGGCCCGCGATCAGGATGGCGCGGGGGCGGCCGTCGGGCTTGAGGTCGGTGAGCCCCGCCTCCGCGGA contains:
- a CDS encoding SIS domain-containing protein is translated as MLDESLLDAPEALTRADRRGLLRAAAEAGARVRTAIRHSAEAGLTDLKPDGRPRAILIAGPGTAAACVADLLAGLAGTGCPVVRLAPTGVAPAAGALRWALPGWVGPVDLLLIATPDGSEPGLSLLAEQAYRRGCTVVAVAPARSPLAEGVEGSHGLTVPMATSPYGAYEGAHDETTRLAASYEARRVEDEAAPGAPGTLWALLVPLLVLLDRTGLITAPVDTLQKVADRLDSVAERCGPAITTYSNPAKTLAVELADALPLIWTEGQSAGAAGRRFAATLAELAGHAALAAELPEALPAHGALLAGNPTGGEDTDDFFRDRVDDAAALRARVVLLRDRPADAGGLTAAPAARELAHGHDVALSELEPESAEDLEALAELIAVTDFAAVYLALASGDRS